In Methanobrevibacter millerae, one genomic interval encodes:
- the dmpI gene encoding 4-oxalocrotonate tautomerase DmpI: protein MPVITIAGNDGISVEKRREMVKKVSEVVADAYDLPVDAITVLVQAYPKESIGVAGELLSDRK from the coding sequence ATGCCTGTTATAACAATTGCTGGAAACGATGGAATTAGTGTAGAGAAAAGAAGAGAAATGGTTAAAAAGGTATCCGAAGTCGTTGCCGATGCCTACGACTTGCCTGTTGATGCGATTACAGTCCTGGTGCAGGCCTATCCAAAGGAAAGCATCGGAGTGGCCGGAGAACTTTTAAGTGACCGAAAATAA
- a CDS encoding dCTP deaminase, which translates to MLGQNELVKIFPDFADLVQPSGIDLELDKIYQQTSEGSLIDNEKNLPDLKELPGPIYTLKPHTAYLASIKRKVKIPKGYTMLYLPRSTLLRSFVSVQTAVGDPGFYGTLMFMIYNHGDFEYKIKSGDRIAQAVVFKVEGSGEYSGSYQEEEE; encoded by the coding sequence ATGCTTGGCCAAAACGAACTTGTTAAAATTTTCCCGGATTTCGCAGATTTAGTACAGCCTTCAGGCATCGATTTGGAATTGGATAAGATTTATCAGCAGACATCTGAAGGCTCTCTTATTGACAACGAAAAGAACTTGCCCGATTTAAAGGAGCTTCCAGGTCCCATATATACATTAAAGCCCCATACTGCATATCTGGCAAGCATCAAAAGAAAAGTGAAAATCCCTAAAGGATACACTATGCTTTATCTTCCGCGCTCAACTCTTCTTCGGTCATTTGTTTCAGTCCAGACGGCAGTGGGAGATCCTGGATTTTACGGAACGCTGATGTTCATGATTTACAATCACGGAGACTTCGAGTATAAAATCAAGTCAGGCGACAGGATAGCTCAGGCGGTCGTTTTCAAGGTGGAAGGCTCAGGCGAGTACTCAGGCTCCTATCAGGAGGAAGAGGAATGA